The Planktothrix agardhii NIES-204 genomic interval AATATTCCGTAGGTAACTGAAATAAAGGTCATAAATAAGGAATTAAAATCAAAATCTCGATAAAAACTAAACTCAAAAATACCCAGATTGCAATGTTTAGAGAAAGACGGGCATTAAAAAGTTTAAAAAATAATTTTAGTTGTTCAGACATCAATGGATCACTCCTACAAATATCTTTTTTTAGATCAATAATCATTCAAGTCCCCTCTCCCTCAATCCAGAATCTCATCTCAGGTAATTCGTAAAATAGATAAAATTGCTATATTATTAAGACCTGTATATTTAAAAGTGTAGAACCTATGCACTCTTAGTGGATATTTTATCTAAAAAACTCATGTTTGGGAACCCTAAACTAATGTTAAACTAGATTCAGCTAAAATTAGGATAACTTTAATTAAAATAATTCTCAGGCTGAATACAACAGAGGTTAACTGATGACCATAGAGCCAAATTCATCCCCATCTCAAGGACTGGAGCATATCCCCGAAACCCTTAATGGTGCGACGCATAAACCCACCCTTGAGCCTTCAGAAGCGGAAACCCCAACGCAGGCGATCCAACTCTCCCCCGTGGACTCTTGGGAAATCGAAACTGAAAACTCGACTTTGAACGATCGACCGAATCAGGTATCGGGTTCGGTCGTGGTGCTATCGGCGATGGCATTGATGATTTTAGGGTTAGGAATTGATAATATTGTATTAGGATATGCAAGTGCTTTCGCCACATTAGCCTTATCTTTGCGGTTAGTTTGGTCGAATTGGGGAAAAGTTTGGGAAACATTAATTCCCCCGAGTTGGCGCAACTTAATTATTGCTTGTGTTGGGATTTTAGGCTCCTTAATTGGCTTAGTTATTTTTAGTAATGCGAATACTCCCAATGAAGTAAGTAATATTACAATTAATTGGGATGCTATTGGTGCTTTGGGGGATTTAGGTGGAGCATTAGGTCAAATTTTAATTGCTATTATTGCCGTTTATGTGGCTTGGAGACAGTATATTATTTCTCGGGATTTAACTATTCAACAAAACCGAATTACTCAACAACAAACCATTGATGCTTATTTTCAAGGAGTTTCTGATTTAGCTTTAGGAGAACAGGGATTATTAGAAGATTGGCCGCAGGAAAGAGTGATTGCAGAAGGACGAACCTCAGCGATTGTTAAAAGTGTGGATGCGGAAGGGAAAGCTAAAATTCTCCGGTTTTTATCTCAAGCTAGATTAATTACTCCTTTACAACGCGATCGCCATCTAGGACGTCCGATGTTAGATGGTAATGGAAATTATGCCGAAGATCGCGCCCATGGGGTGCGGGTGATTGATTTGGGGGCGATGTTAGCGGGAGCAGATTTATCTGAAACTGACCTGCGACGGACGGATTTAACGGATACTAATTTAGTCAAAGCTAATTTAACTGGATGTAATTTAGTCCGCGCTAATTTAGCCCGTTCTATTCTTTATGAAGCCGATTTATCCCGGACAAATTTACGTTCTATTAAACTATTTTATGGCCCTGTAGAAACAGCTTCCCCTCGCAGTCGCACATTAATTCCTAATTTTGAAACCGGAGAATATACGGGGGCTGTGGTAGAAAATGCTGACTTTACTGGCGTTGATAATTTATCAGAAGAAAATCGTTATTATTGTTGTGCATGGTGCGGTTCTAAATCTCGAAAAACTATCCCCGGAGGGTGCGAAGGTATTCCTAATAAGTTAGATCGTTGATTTTTTTATTTATTCTGCCATAAAAATTTGCTCCACTGTCAAATTGAGATCGGGAAATAGTTGAGAAATAATCCTTTGTTGACCTGTAAAAATAGTATTCTGGTAACTTCCATTCATCAGAAAATTGATCATAACTTGTTCTATTAAAGGATCAATAATCCAATATTCAGCAATCCCAAATTCCTCATATTCAGTCATCTTTTTAACATAATCTCGGTTTTCGTTATCTTCCCCTGGACTCACAACTTCTACCACTAATAAAGCCGGAACTTCGAGAATCGCTGATTTTTTAAACTGTCGTAACCGTCGCCAATCTTCTGCTTGAATAATAGCAATATCCGGTTGTCGGGAGCGACTTAATCTAGTTCGTATCCCCACATCTCCCTGTTTCACTTTCCAATCTAACCCTAGTCTTTTAATTTCCGCTTTGAAACTATCATAAAGCAATTCGATAATATCAGAATGAATGGGACTCGCAGGTGTCATCGGAATTAACACCCCATCTTCAAGTTCATAACGATTATCTGTTCCGTCATCGTAGGTTAGATACTCCTCAAACGTTAACTTTACAGGGGTTTGTGTCAT includes:
- a CDS encoding pentapeptide repeat-containing protein, with the protein product MTIEPNSSPSQGLEHIPETLNGATHKPTLEPSEAETPTQAIQLSPVDSWEIETENSTLNDRPNQVSGSVVVLSAMALMILGLGIDNIVLGYASAFATLALSLRLVWSNWGKVWETLIPPSWRNLIIACVGILGSLIGLVIFSNANTPNEVSNITINWDAIGALGDLGGALGQILIAIIAVYVAWRQYIISRDLTIQQNRITQQQTIDAYFQGVSDLALGEQGLLEDWPQERVIAEGRTSAIVKSVDAEGKAKILRFLSQARLITPLQRDRHLGRPMLDGNGNYAEDRAHGVRVIDLGAMLAGADLSETDLRRTDLTDTNLVKANLTGCNLVRANLARSILYEADLSRTNLRSIKLFYGPVETASPRSRTLIPNFETGEYTGAVVENADFTGVDNLSEENRYYCCAWCGSKSRKTIPGGCEGIPNKLDR